A region from the Drosophila mauritiana strain mau12 chromosome 2L, ASM438214v1, whole genome shotgun sequence genome encodes:
- the LOC117150203 gene encoding protein escargot — MHTVEDMLVEKNYSKCPLKKRPVNYQFEAPQNHSNTPNEPQDLCVKKMEILEENPSEELINVSDCCEDEGVDVDHTDDEHIEEEDEDIDVDVDSDPNQTQAAALAAAAAVAAAAAASVVVPTPTYPKYPWNFHMSPYTAEFYRTINQPGHQISPLRSDLIAPSSPSDSLGSLSPPPHHYLHGRASSVSPPMRSEIIHRPIGVRQHRFLPYPAMGGYPSLGGYTHHHHAPISPAYSENSYYSMRSMTPESSCSSSLPEDLSLKHKNLNLNLNTSQPGEQAAAKSGDMSPETIPNASAKKDKNQPPRYQCPDCQKSYSTFSGLTKHQQFHCPAAEGNQVKKSFSCKDCDKTYVSLGALKMHIRTHTLPCKCNLCGKAFSRPWLLQGHIRTHTGEKPFSCQHCHRAFADRSNLRAHLQTHSDIKKYSCTSCSKTFSRMSLLTKHSEGGCPGGSAGSSSSSELNYAGYAEP; from the coding sequence ATGCATACCGTGGAAGACATGTTGGTGGAGAAAAACTACAGCAAGTGCCCGCTAAAAAAGCGCCCAGTTAATTACCAGTTCGAGGCGCCTCAAAATCACAGTAACACCCCAAATGAGCCGCAGGATTTGTGCGTCAAGAAAATGGAAATTCTCGAGGAAAATCCCTCCGAGGAGCTGATCAACGTCAGCGATTGTTGCGAGGACGAGGGTGTGGATGTGGATCACACAGATGATGAGCacatcgaggaggaggacgaggacatcgatgtggatgtggactCCGACCCCAATCAGACCCAGGCTGCGGCTTTAGCTGCTGCCGCAGCTGtggccgccgctgctgccgcctcCGTGGTTGTGCCCACGCCCACTTACCCGAAATATCCCTGGAACTTCCACATGTCGCCCTACACCGCCGAGTTCTACAGGACCATCAATCAGCCGGGTCATCAGATTTCGCCGCTGCGTAGCGATCTCATTGCGCCCAGTTCCCCGAGTGACTCGCTGGGCTCGCTGTCGCCGCCACCACATCACTACCTTCATGGACGCGCAAGCTCCGTTTCCCCGCCCATGAGATCGGAAATCATCCATAGACCCATCGGCGTGCGGCAGCACCGTTTCCTGCCCTATCCAGCGATGGGCGGCTATCCGAGCTTGGGCGGCTATACCCATCATCACCATGCGCCTATCTCGCCGGCTTATTCCGAGAACTCCTACTACTCCATGCGATCGATGACGCCTGAatccagctgcagctcctcgCTGCCCGAAGATCTATCCCTGAAACACAAGAACCTGAACTTGAATCTGAACACCAGCCAGCCGGGAGAGCAAGCAGCAGCCAAAAGCGGGGATATGTCGCCCGAAACTATCCCGAAtgcctccgccaagaaggacaagaaCCAGCCGCCGCGTTACCAGTGCCCGGATTGCCAGAAATCTTACTCCACCTTCTCCGGGCTGACCAAACATCAGCAGTTCCATTGCCCGGCCGCCGAGGGTAATCAGGTGAAGAAGTCCTTCAGCTGCAAGGATTGCGACAAGACGTATGTTTCGTTGGGCGCCCTGAAGATGCACATTCGCACCCACACGTTGCCCTGCAAGTGCAATCTGTGCGGCAAGGCCTTCTCGCGACCATGGCTCCTGCAAGGACACATTCGCACTCACACGGGAGAGAAGCCCTTCAGTTGCCAGCATTGCCACCGGGCCTTTGCAGATCGCTCGAATCTGCGAGCTCATCTGCAGACCCACTCCGACATCAAGAAGTACTCCTGCACCAGTTGCTCGAAGACCTTCTCGCGGATGTCCCTCCTAACCAAGCATTCAGAGGGCGGATGTCCTGGCGGCAGCGCGGGATCCTCCAGCAGCAGCGAACTCAACTACGCCGGCTATGCCGAGCCGTAA